The following are encoded together in the Tepidiforma bonchosmolovskayae genome:
- a CDS encoding potassium channel family protein has product MYIIVGGGGKVGFHLALELIQQGHEVLVIERDPARVSNIREELAGNVILGDSCEATTLDTAGIARADLVAAVTGDDEDNLVMCDIARYRGVKRTIARINNPRNELIFRKRGIETTISATQAVLAQIEQELPTQSMIPLLQLHSGLELIEVKLPETSPVVGRSVREILLPAESLISLVVDPGGVPRMPSGDTRLHAGDALVVVAPKESLDMLREQLVGSTHGLDT; this is encoded by the coding sequence GTGTACATCATCGTCGGCGGCGGCGGTAAAGTCGGATTTCACCTCGCCCTGGAACTGATCCAGCAGGGGCACGAGGTGCTGGTCATCGAACGCGACCCGGCGCGGGTTTCCAACATCCGCGAGGAGCTGGCCGGCAACGTCATTCTCGGCGACTCGTGCGAAGCCACGACCCTGGACACGGCGGGGATCGCCCGCGCCGACCTCGTTGCGGCCGTCACCGGGGACGACGAGGATAACCTCGTTATGTGCGATATCGCCCGCTACCGGGGCGTCAAACGCACCATCGCCCGGATTAACAACCCCCGCAACGAGCTGATTTTCCGGAAGCGCGGCATCGAAACCACAATCTCCGCCACGCAGGCCGTGCTCGCCCAGATCGAGCAGGAGCTGCCGACCCAGTCAATGATTCCGCTGCTCCAGCTCCACTCTGGCCTCGAACTGATTGAGGTCAAGCTGCCCGAGACCTCGCCGGTCGTCGGCCGCTCGGTCCGCGAAATCCTTCTGCCGGCCGAGTCGCTCATTTCGCTGGTCGTGGACCCCGGCGGCGTGCCGCGGATGCCCAGCGGCGACACGCGGCTGCATGCCGGCGATGCCCTCGTCGTCGTCGCGCCGAAGGAGAGCCTCGACATGCTCCGGGAGCAGCTCGTCGGCTCGACGCACGGGCTCGATACCTGA
- a CDS encoding potassium channel family protein, producing MNVVIMGCGRLGSRIATMLERQGHAVTVIDITETAFRRLPEGFGGRRIVGNGMDQKTLERAGIQEADAFFAVTQGDNRNYFASQVAREIYGVRRVLCRVYDPVREGIFRDLGIETFSPTSYGAQIMVDMLLNEPTRR from the coding sequence ATGAACGTGGTTATCATGGGCTGCGGCCGGCTTGGCTCGCGCATCGCCACGATGCTCGAGCGGCAGGGGCACGCCGTCACCGTCATCGATATCACTGAAACGGCGTTCCGCCGACTACCGGAAGGATTTGGCGGGCGGCGCATTGTCGGGAACGGGATGGACCAGAAAACGCTGGAGCGGGCGGGCATCCAGGAGGCCGACGCCTTCTTCGCCGTAACCCAGGGCGACAACCGCAACTACTTCGCCAGCCAGGTTGCCCGGGAGATCTACGGCGTCCGGCGCGTGCTCTGCAGGGTCTACGACCCCGTTCGGGAGGGCATCTTCCGCGACCTCGGGATTGAGACGTTCAGCCCGACAAGCTACGGGGCGCAGATTATGGTCGACATGCTCCTCAACGAGCCAACCCGGAGGTAG
- a CDS encoding acetyl-CoA carboxylase biotin carboxyl carrier protein subunit, producing the protein MPNELPSPMTGTIKEVLTQPGEHIEPGRELFIVESMKMELPVEAEVSGTVTEVLVRVGERVEQGQPLLRLA; encoded by the coding sequence GTGCCGAACGAGCTGCCGTCTCCCATGACCGGAACGATTAAGGAGGTGCTCACCCAGCCCGGCGAACACATCGAACCGGGACGTGAGCTGTTCATCGTCGAATCGATGAAGATGGAGCTCCCGGTCGAGGCCGAGGTCAGCGGCACCGTTACGGAGGTGCTCGTCCGGGTGGGCGAGCGGGTCGAACAGGGCCAGCCGCTGCTCAGGCTCGCATAG
- a CDS encoding signal peptidase I, producing MIRGNVGHLAVPRRDGERSRRVTAAVAAALLVVAVACAWILFAPPQLGGQASYVIVNGNSMEPGMHRGDLAIVRPADRYVPGDVVTYRHPGVGHVIHRIVDEKDGRFTLKGDHNDFEDSYRPTSNDIVGKLWLHIPGAGRVLWRLRSPLWAGLVLFIAFAGMFAGAGASRAAAPVGPGRQRSNGGSPMPPIFRNWQDTLALLLALAIGFAALAWVAFARPTHREVTTEFSYSQRGQFSYEAAAADARLYDAGKATTGEPVYLRLSDTVAFTFVYEFTSPSPAQLTGTYQLVAELGDISGWKRTLPIGEPGSFAGTAFRTDGVLRLADLQEQIATLEAQTGVRNDRYTVTIRPRVRVDGELGGARLSADFPEAALPMALDRTQLRLDAAKPDAAIAPAATGTVVDRQRIGNVVRILFVSLPVVAARIVGVAGAAVMVACAGALLIAVARRGWSEVSDVRAAGAVPVRVTGPVAPDDVPVVDVASMEDLERLAARTGGIILQEARPGQHVCYVRDGAVVYRFAFDPGEYGTERAA from the coding sequence ATGATACGGGGAAATGTCGGCCACCTGGCGGTGCCCCGTCGCGACGGTGAGCGGAGCCGGCGCGTTACCGCAGCAGTGGCAGCCGCGCTCCTGGTGGTAGCGGTCGCCTGCGCGTGGATCCTGTTTGCCCCGCCCCAGCTTGGCGGCCAGGCGTCGTACGTCATTGTGAACGGGAACTCGATGGAGCCCGGCATGCACCGCGGCGACCTTGCCATCGTGCGCCCGGCCGACAGGTACGTCCCCGGTGATGTGGTGACCTACCGCCATCCTGGTGTGGGTCACGTCATCCACCGCATCGTCGACGAGAAGGATGGGCGGTTCACCCTGAAGGGCGACCACAACGATTTCGAGGATTCCTACCGGCCAACCAGCAACGACATCGTGGGGAAGCTCTGGCTGCACATTCCCGGTGCCGGGCGTGTCCTCTGGCGCCTCAGGTCGCCGCTGTGGGCAGGTCTGGTGCTCTTCATCGCCTTCGCCGGCATGTTTGCAGGCGCCGGCGCGTCGCGCGCTGCAGCTCCTGTCGGGCCCGGCCGGCAACGCTCCAACGGAGGTTCTCCAATGCCCCCGATCTTCCGGAACTGGCAGGACACGCTTGCCCTGCTCCTCGCACTCGCCATCGGGTTCGCAGCGCTGGCGTGGGTAGCCTTCGCACGGCCAACGCACCGCGAAGTGACAACCGAGTTTTCCTACAGCCAGCGCGGCCAGTTTTCGTATGAAGCCGCCGCGGCTGATGCCAGGCTGTACGACGCCGGCAAGGCCACGACCGGTGAGCCGGTCTACCTCCGCCTGAGCGATACGGTCGCCTTCACCTTCGTATACGAGTTCACCTCCCCGTCGCCGGCGCAGCTCACCGGAACCTATCAGCTGGTAGCCGAACTGGGAGACATTAGCGGCTGGAAGCGCACCCTCCCCATCGGAGAACCCGGTTCGTTCGCAGGCACCGCATTCCGGACGGACGGTGTCCTCCGCCTGGCCGACCTGCAGGAACAGATTGCGACGCTTGAAGCGCAAACCGGCGTCCGCAACGACCGTTACACCGTCACGATCCGGCCGCGGGTCCGCGTGGACGGCGAGCTCGGCGGGGCGCGCCTCTCGGCAGACTTCCCGGAAGCTGCGCTCCCGATGGCGCTCGACCGTACGCAGCTGCGCCTCGACGCCGCGAAGCCTGATGCTGCCATCGCCCCGGCTGCAACGGGCACCGTGGTGGACCGGCAGCGTATCGGGAATGTCGTTCGCATCCTCTTCGTCAGCCTCCCGGTGGTCGCTGCGCGTATCGTCGGCGTAGCCGGAGCTGCGGTGATGGTGGCCTGCGCCGGTGCGCTTCTCATTGCGGTCGCCCGCAGGGGCTGGTCCGAAGTGTCGGACGTGCGCGCCGCCGGTGCCGTTCCGGTGCGGGTGACCGGCCCGGTGGCGCCGGACGACGTCCCGGTGGTGGATGTTGCCTCGATGGAGGACCTCGAACGGCTCGCTGCCAGGACGGGCGGCATCATCCTGCAGGAGGCCCGGCCCGGGCAGCACGTCTGCTATGTGCGCGATGGTGCGGTGGTCTACCGGTTCGCCTTCGACCCCGGGGAATACGGCACGGAGCGTGCAGCATGA
- a CDS encoding calcium-binding protein, with the protein MKGWGVRIGAAAAGAVTLAAAFTASAATNTVPPTNIGVTDVPLTIAQLAPPECAGLTLTSIDYSGTGGAGNQLVLGGGSTPSTLSGGGGDDCIVGGANNATLRGQGGNDVLIGGPRPSVNLQGGPGNDTCYRGLATTAFPTGCETYVP; encoded by the coding sequence ATGAAGGGCTGGGGCGTCCGCATCGGTGCCGCCGCGGCCGGCGCGGTGACCCTGGCGGCAGCGTTCACTGCGTCTGCGGCGACGAATACGGTCCCGCCGACGAACATCGGCGTGACAGATGTCCCGCTGACGATTGCGCAGCTGGCCCCACCCGAGTGCGCCGGTCTGACCCTCACGTCGATCGACTATTCCGGGACCGGAGGGGCCGGAAACCAGCTGGTCCTGGGCGGCGGGAGTACCCCGTCCACACTGTCCGGGGGAGGCGGAGACGACTGTATCGTCGGCGGCGCCAACAATGCCACGCTCCGCGGGCAGGGCGGAAATGACGTGCTCATCGGCGGGCCCCGCCCGTCGGTCAACCTCCAGGGCGGTCCAGGTAACGACACCTGTTACCGCGGCCTTGCGACGACTGCATTCCCGACGGGCTGCGAGACCTACGTCCCGTAG
- a CDS encoding universal stress protein, with product MDTWRRFLVPVNFDRVSLEAVHVAGAVAKTRRGTLHLVHVIEVGRSLPLNAELEQESRRAQQVIERARIAAADAGCSNVRTSIVQAREAGPALLEEARTQQVDVIVLGLPPFQGEDRPFAIGPTAEYLLRHAPCEVWLIRRPMRDISPGGHEGP from the coding sequence GTGGACACCTGGCGGCGGTTCCTCGTGCCCGTCAACTTCGACCGTGTCAGCCTCGAGGCTGTTCACGTGGCCGGCGCGGTCGCGAAAACGCGGCGGGGAACACTCCACCTCGTTCACGTGATTGAGGTGGGGAGGTCGCTGCCGCTCAATGCCGAACTCGAACAGGAGAGCCGCCGAGCCCAGCAGGTTATCGAACGGGCACGCATCGCGGCCGCCGATGCCGGCTGCAGCAACGTCCGGACCTCGATCGTCCAGGCGCGTGAAGCTGGCCCGGCGCTGCTCGAAGAGGCACGTACACAGCAGGTCGACGTGATCGTCCTGGGGCTCCCGCCATTCCAGGGCGAAGACCGGCCGTTTGCTATCGGCCCCACCGCCGAGTACCTGCTCCGGCACGCGCCGTGCGAAGTCTGGCTCATCCGCAGGCCAATGCGAGACATCTCCCCAGGGGGTCACGAGGGGCCATGA
- the pheA gene encoding prephenate dehydratase — translation MTRIAYLGPPGTFGELAAMQYDPAAELMPFPSHAAVAAAVESGMADLGVVAIENLINGSVQETLDILIHETDLQIQAELVVPVRHNLVAKPGTRPADVRVIYSHPQALGQCRKFLERCFPHAQAEAALSTTEAVELALRRNGDAAAIATERAAQLLGAEVLARDIQDSENNVTRFLVLGRGLPAPTGRDRTSIAFTFAEDRPGALASVLNAFAAANINCTKIESRPTKATFGEYVFLIDFEGHQQDPAVRDVLERIRPLCAELKVFGSYPRAL, via the coding sequence ATGACGCGCATCGCCTACCTCGGGCCGCCGGGCACCTTCGGCGAGCTGGCGGCCATGCAGTACGACCCGGCCGCTGAACTCATGCCGTTCCCATCGCATGCCGCCGTGGCCGCCGCCGTCGAATCGGGCATGGCCGACCTCGGGGTCGTCGCCATCGAGAACCTGATCAACGGCTCCGTCCAGGAGACGCTCGACATCCTCATTCACGAGACCGACCTGCAAATCCAGGCCGAACTCGTGGTGCCGGTGCGGCACAACCTCGTTGCGAAGCCGGGCACGCGGCCGGCAGACGTCCGGGTGATCTATTCCCACCCCCAGGCGCTCGGCCAGTGCCGGAAGTTCCTCGAGCGGTGCTTCCCCCACGCCCAGGCCGAGGCCGCCCTCTCGACCACTGAGGCGGTCGAGCTCGCCCTGCGGCGAAACGGCGACGCCGCCGCCATCGCGACCGAGCGCGCCGCTCAGCTCCTCGGCGCGGAGGTGCTGGCCCGCGACATCCAGGACTCCGAGAACAACGTGACGCGGTTCCTCGTCCTGGGAAGGGGCCTGCCTGCCCCAACCGGCCGGGACCGCACGTCGATCGCGTTCACCTTCGCCGAAGATCGGCCCGGTGCTCTTGCGAGCGTCCTGAACGCGTTTGCCGCAGCAAATATCAACTGCACGAAGATCGAGAGCCGCCCGACGAAGGCCACCTTCGGCGAGTACGTGTTCCTGATCGATTTCGAAGGTCACCAGCAGGACCCCGCGGTCCGCGACGTCCTGGAGCGCATCCGTCCGCTGTGCGCCGAGCTGAAGGTCTTCGGAAGCTACCCCCGGGCGCTGTAG